From a single Candidatus Acidiferrales bacterium genomic region:
- a CDS encoding tagaturonate epimerase family protein: protein MTVHAKTRRTQKIRKTRRNGKTRVTRKAQRKGSIPKLEKELGISVYPNSINEYHGTKVFMAREKKGKFLYAVSDSDDESAFKGFEGEVIRATGGEVMKKCPVNHHNAEALQKICPFTKPVTIGLKNSYGFGDRLGLANPGHLRALKGYKFMPVLAQQSIRELTRTQRTPEEVMDAAVWAAFQEGYKDGFGADADHLKTTDDVDRLMKAGFTMFTIDPSDHVVNGVAEISEPDLLRRVAGLPWSDFGDSYENLLARYESKSTKLRGGYSITSTKRSVLEACLKYMAAIINVKRIHNHLKTKHADHDCEIEVSIDETDTVTTPFEHFFIVNELKRMGVGFVSLAPRFVGDFEKGIEYKGDIELFKEHYLQHAAIAEYFGFYKISFHSGSDKFRIYEAVGAMKQTRIHVKTAGTSYLEALKVVAMKDPKLFREILDYALSLFDTERKSYFVSADMKKIRPGAQYKDNELAGLFDSNDVRQALHVTYGRVLTDRNEKGQYIFRDRIYECLNNNEALHYDLLVKHFDRHLKPFKKWK, encoded by the coding sequence ATGACAGTACATGCAAAAACGAGAAGGACGCAGAAAATCAGGAAGACCCGGAGAAACGGGAAGACGCGGGTCACCAGAAAGGCGCAAAGAAAAGGATCGATTCCGAAACTTGAGAAGGAACTGGGAATCTCCGTATATCCCAATTCAATCAACGAGTATCATGGCACAAAAGTGTTCATGGCTCGCGAAAAGAAAGGGAAATTTCTCTATGCGGTTTCGGACAGCGACGACGAATCTGCGTTCAAGGGATTCGAAGGAGAAGTGATCAGAGCCACCGGTGGTGAGGTCATGAAGAAATGTCCGGTGAATCACCACAATGCCGAAGCTCTTCAAAAAATTTGCCCGTTTACTAAACCGGTAACTATAGGCTTGAAAAACTCCTACGGCTTCGGTGACCGACTCGGTCTGGCAAATCCCGGTCACCTCAGGGCGTTAAAAGGATACAAGTTCATGCCTGTTCTTGCACAACAATCAATTCGTGAGCTGACGAGAACACAAAGAACACCTGAGGAGGTTATGGACGCTGCAGTATGGGCAGCATTTCAGGAGGGATACAAAGACGGTTTCGGTGCTGACGCCGATCACCTCAAAACCACTGACGATGTAGACCGCCTCATGAAGGCAGGATTTACGATGTTTACAATCGATCCAAGCGACCACGTCGTCAACGGTGTGGCAGAGATAAGTGAACCGGATCTGCTGAGAAGAGTTGCCGGGTTGCCATGGAGCGATTTCGGCGATTCGTATGAAAATCTCCTCGCAAGGTACGAAAGTAAATCGACGAAGTTGCGCGGCGGGTATTCGATCACTTCCACAAAAAGGAGCGTCCTCGAGGCGTGCCTGAAGTATATGGCAGCTATCATCAATGTCAAGAGAATTCATAATCACCTGAAGACCAAACACGCCGACCATGATTGCGAAATCGAAGTGTCAATTGATGAGACCGATACCGTGACCACGCCTTTTGAGCACTTCTTCATCGTGAATGAGCTGAAGAGGATGGGAGTTGGTTTCGTAAGCCTTGCACCGAGATTTGTCGGAGATTTTGAAAAAGGAATCGAGTATAAAGGAGACATAGAGCTTTTCAAGGAGCATTACCTCCAGCATGCTGCCATAGCCGAATATTTTGGATTCTACAAGATCAGTTTTCATTCAGGCAGCGACAAGTTCAGGATCTATGAAGCCGTCGGCGCAATGAAGCAGACCCGCATTCACGTGAAGACTGCGGGCACGAGCTACCTGGAAGCGTTGAAGGTTGTCGCGATGAAGGACCCAAAGCTGTTTAGAGAGATACTTGATTATGCCTTAAGCTTGTTTGACACCGAAAGAAAGAGTTATTTTGTTTCGGCAGATATGAAAAAAATCAGACCTGGCGCACAATATAAAGATAACGAGCTTGCAGGACTGTTTGACTCTAACGATGTCAGGCAAGCTCTTCACGTTACTTACGGCAGAGTGCTGACAGACAGGAATGAGAAGGGTCAATATATTTTCAGAGACCGGATTTATGAGTGCTTGAATAATAACGAAGCGCTCCACTATGATTTGCTGGTGAAGCATTTTGATCGCCATCTCAAACCGTTCAAGAAATGGAAATGA
- a CDS encoding glycosyl hydrolase family 28 protein, protein MKLNTKKLVLVSMILCPHLLIAGERGRYDKPKVVIAIDSTGNGIVGDSTTDNTKAIQAAIDSCYNAGGGTVEFMNGKFITGPITLKSSVIFQVDSSAVIYGTTYVKAYYPVGYDTTQSMPGSLQPLIACAKNSANITITGNGVIDGQGLPWWNAYNANNNYPRPRLIQLSHAQNILIENVTLQNSPQFHVSLQYCLNVVVRNVTILAPSNSPNTDGIDPATCHFVQILNCKIDNGDDNVAVKSGNNDPADPNAGTSNIFVSGCTFLHGHGCSIGSETNGGVDTMVVTNCTFNGTDNGLRIKSYRGAGGNVRNVTYKNITMTNVKYPIYFSEYYPSIPAQTDPAQAVNSLTPYFHNIVVDSLTATGGSTSNPGCVIVGVPETPMKDIFLENVNISGKYGLEVRNATVYTSNATISATTPPSVIYQVNGSINPVLLSNGTGGGNWNSPSTWLGNVVPDSADYAAVVNGDSIVVDQALQCGSLAISYGGILNELAQFSVKDTFALHDNGNYYNNCAGYPSFPPASLYDIGGASNYVQTMNADSILGSSGYDSTFGNVTIMHDGTTAGANLTVNGTLNINGKFILGQKNLLAGSISGGSPTHYILTNGSGVLKIPGIVLTQKIFPVGTDSVYAPVWIKNAGTADTFSVSVDTGSGSTMSGRGRVNLRWKLSENSPGKGNCTIQLGWMASAEDTTFSAIRAAEARIFYLSDSTDTMEAGTGSYTTQLSTQPFWVSRSGIKTLGSFGVGDFTLTSVEPRDGGTPYEFELYQNYPNPFNPSTVIRYQLSAGGRATLKVYDLLGREVATLVNERQNAGTHFVTFDGSRLASGVYFYRLNAGNFVKTRKLLLVK, encoded by the coding sequence ATGAAGTTGAATACAAAAAAGTTAGTTCTTGTATCGATGATATTATGTCCGCACCTGTTAATTGCCGGAGAGAGAGGCAGATACGATAAACCAAAAGTTGTTATTGCAATTGATTCGACGGGCAATGGAATCGTCGGCGACAGTACTACGGACAATACGAAGGCAATCCAGGCTGCGATCGACAGTTGTTACAACGCCGGTGGGGGAACAGTTGAGTTCATGAACGGGAAATTCATTACCGGACCGATCACATTGAAGAGCAGCGTGATATTTCAGGTTGACAGTTCTGCGGTCATATACGGCACCACCTATGTCAAGGCATACTACCCGGTGGGTTATGACACTACGCAGTCGATGCCTGGCTCACTGCAGCCTTTGATAGCGTGCGCAAAAAATTCGGCCAACATTACCATTACCGGGAATGGAGTGATTGACGGTCAGGGTCTGCCATGGTGGAACGCCTACAATGCGAACAATAACTATCCCCGGCCAAGGCTGATCCAGTTGAGTCACGCACAGAATATCCTTATAGAAAATGTGACTTTGCAGAATTCTCCCCAGTTCCACGTCTCATTGCAGTATTGCTTAAACGTCGTGGTTAGGAACGTTACGATCCTCGCTCCATCGAATTCGCCTAACACGGACGGAATCGATCCTGCCACCTGTCACTTTGTGCAAATTCTCAACTGCAAAATTGACAATGGAGATGATAACGTCGCGGTGAAATCGGGAAATAACGATCCGGCAGATCCCAACGCCGGAACGTCGAACATCTTCGTTTCCGGCTGCACCTTTTTGCACGGCCATGGGTGTTCTATCGGAAGCGAGACGAACGGCGGCGTCGATACCATGGTTGTTACCAATTGCACATTCAACGGAACCGACAACGGACTGCGCATCAAATCATATCGTGGCGCAGGAGGAAACGTCAGAAACGTGACTTACAAGAATATTACGATGACGAACGTGAAGTATCCCATTTATTTCTCGGAATATTATCCGAGCATCCCTGCGCAAACGGATCCGGCACAGGCCGTAAACTCGCTCACTCCGTATTTTCATAACATCGTTGTCGACAGCTTGACCGCGACCGGCGGATCTACATCGAACCCGGGCTGTGTCATTGTCGGTGTTCCCGAAACTCCGATGAAAGACATCTTCCTGGAGAACGTCAACATTTCCGGCAAATATGGATTGGAAGTCCGAAACGCAACAGTATACACGAGCAACGCGACGATAAGTGCCACAACTCCTCCGTCTGTCATCTACCAGGTCAACGGATCAATTAATCCCGTCCTGTTATCTAACGGAACGGGTGGAGGAAATTGGAATTCCCCGTCGACATGGTTGGGCAATGTCGTCCCTGATTCCGCAGATTACGCCGCGGTGGTGAACGGGGACTCGATCGTTGTTGATCAGGCGTTGCAATGCGGCAGCCTTGCGATCAGTTACGGGGGTATTTTGAATGAACTTGCACAGTTTTCCGTCAAGGATACCTTCGCACTCCACGACAATGGGAACTACTACAACAATTGCGCAGGATATCCTTCGTTCCCGCCTGCTTCTTTATATGATATAGGCGGTGCCAGCAATTATGTACAGACGATGAACGCCGACAGTATTTTAGGATCATCAGGATATGATTCGACCTTTGGAAATGTGACTATCATGCATGATGGTACAACTGCGGGAGCAAATCTCACCGTTAACGGGACGCTGAACATCAACGGGAAGTTTATTCTTGGTCAGAAAAACCTTCTCGCGGGTTCTATCAGCGGAGGGTCTCCGACCCACTATATACTTACCAATGGGTCAGGTGTTCTGAAGATACCGGGAATCGTCCTGACTCAAAAGATTTTTCCAGTAGGTACAGATTCGGTCTATGCACCTGTGTGGATTAAGAATGCAGGTACCGCAGACACCTTCAGCGTATCTGTAGATACGGGGAGCGGGTCGACTATGTCGGGGCGTGGTCGCGTGAATCTAAGATGGAAGCTGAGTGAAAACTCACCAGGCAAGGGCAATTGCACGATCCAATTAGGCTGGATGGCGTCAGCGGAAGATACCACATTCTCTGCGATTAGAGCGGCGGAGGCAAGGATATTCTACTTGAGCGACTCCACCGATACGATGGAAGCTGGAACGGGTAGCTATACAACTCAGCTGTCAACTCAGCCGTTCTGGGTTTCTCGCAGTGGAATAAAAACGCTTGGTTCTTTTGGAGTGGGAGATTTTACTCTGACTTCTGTGGAACCGAGGGATGGTGGTACACCTTATGAATTTGAGCTTTACCAAAATTATCCAAACCCGTTCAATCCGTCGACTGTCATCAGATACCAATTGTCAGCGGGCGGTCGGGCTACACTGAAAGTTTATGATCTGCTCGGAAGAGAAGTCGCAACCTTGGTGAATGAAAGACAAAATGCCGGTACGCATTTCGTCACGTTTGACGGTTCGCGTCTCGCAAGCGGCGTTTATTTCTATCGACTTAACGCAGGGAATTTTGTGAAAACTAGGAAGTTGCTGCTGGTTAAATAA